From Verrucomicrobia bacterium S94, the proteins below share one genomic window:
- the mnmA gene encoding tRNA 2-thiouridine(34) synthase MnmA produces the protein MSNSEQNPSKGRVAVGMSGGTDSSAAAAMLVDQGYEVIGLTAHMWKDGSRCCSLEDVERARRVCSYLDIRHYVVNAQDIFTDKIVDPFVKSYAAGRTPSPCIYCNSFVKFGFLVDRAVQLNCNFVATGHYARVEKDESGIYHLLAAADPNKDQSYFLHRLGQKQLAMLLFPLAGIEKPEVKAYSAERGLPVVSRGDSQDLCFIEEGKLAEFVEKRDPSVVQKGHIVDHTGKVVGEHDGLHNFTVGQRGKLGIALGERMYVKRLDTENNIVEIAPRPGVMKSECLLDDIHWIAGEPPQDDFVCEVRPRYRSNGAQATVEVSGDRKKGRVIFDEPQFALTPGQAAVFYRNGEVLGGGWIDEVP, from the coding sequence ATGTCAAATTCAGAACAGAACCCTTCAAAAGGTCGTGTTGCGGTCGGTATGAGCGGTGGAACCGACAGTTCGGCCGCTGCCGCGATGCTGGTGGATCAGGGATATGAAGTTATCGGCCTGACGGCGCATATGTGGAAAGACGGTTCGCGGTGCTGTTCTCTTGAGGACGTGGAGCGCGCACGCCGCGTCTGTTCCTATCTGGATATCCGTCACTATGTTGTCAATGCACAGGACATTTTCACTGATAAAATTGTTGATCCTTTTGTAAAATCGTATGCCGCAGGGCGTACACCTTCACCCTGTATCTATTGTAATTCATTTGTGAAGTTCGGTTTTCTGGTTGATCGTGCCGTGCAGCTCAACTGTAATTTTGTGGCTACAGGTCATTATGCCCGCGTCGAAAAGGATGAAAGCGGGATCTACCATCTGTTAGCCGCAGCCGATCCGAATAAGGATCAGTCGTACTTTCTGCATCGTCTTGGCCAGAAACAGCTCGCGATGCTGCTGTTTCCGCTGGCCGGAATCGAAAAGCCGGAAGTGAAGGCTTATTCCGCCGAGCGCGGACTGCCCGTTGTTTCCCGCGGGGACAGTCAGGATCTCTGCTTTATTGAAGAGGGCAAGCTGGCGGAATTTGTCGAGAAGCGCGATCCGTCGGTTGTTCAGAAGGGACACATTGTTGATCACACCGGAAAAGTGGTCGGCGAGCATGACGGACTGCATAATTTCACGGTAGGCCAGCGGGGGAAGCTCGGGATTGCCCTGGGTGAGCGGATGTATGTCAAACGTCTGGATACAGAGAATAACATTGTTGAAATTGCTCCACGGCCGGGAGTGATGAAATCCGAATGCCTGCTCGACGATATTCACTGGATTGCCGGCGAACCGCCGCAGGACGATTTCGTTTGCGAAGTACGTCCGCGCTACCGGAGTAACGGGGCGCAGGCAACAGTTGAGGTTTCGGGTGACCGGAAAAAGGGGCGCGTCATATTTGACGAGCCCCAGTTTGCACTGACCCCCGGTCAGGCCGCCGTTTTTTACAGAAACGGAGAAGTGCTCGGCGGGGGCTGGATTGACGAAGTGCCGTAG
- a CDS encoding small basic protein — protein MSMHSSLKGAAKIRTKRNVLKRFERVEKLKAEGRWAEGDRAHGLPKTKPEA, from the coding sequence ATGTCCATGCACAGCAGCTTGAAAGGCGCGGCTAAAATCCGCACGAAACGTAATGTACTGAAGCGCTTTGAGCGCGTTGAAAAACTGAAGGCCGAAGGCCGCTGGGCTGAGGGCGATCGCGCGCACGGTCTGCCGAAGACCAAGCCGGAAGCTTAA
- a CDS encoding rRNA pseudouridine synthase yields MPANESIRLQKHLADCGLGSRRFCEKLISAGRVKVDGKIVTELGTKVVPGRQKVECNGKPVIQEPPVTLLLNKPPKVICTSDDPQGRTTVLDLLDDLPERVYTVGRLDFMSEGLIVVTNDGDLAHALMHPRYHIPKVYKVWIDTPLGFHQRPKMMRGIPNRGETLRVLHIDEGKHTKQGVEYTITLGEGRNRHIRRLMEHFDKKVFRLQRTAIGPIRLDDLKTGEWRRVKPAELKLLRIAIREAKAQAK; encoded by the coding sequence ATGCCTGCAAACGAATCCATTCGACTCCAGAAACACCTGGCCGACTGCGGTCTGGGCTCCCGGCGCTTCTGTGAAAAACTGATTTCCGCCGGACGGGTTAAGGTGGACGGTAAAATTGTTACCGAGCTGGGAACCAAAGTGGTTCCCGGCCGGCAGAAAGTGGAATGCAACGGAAAACCGGTTATTCAGGAACCCCCGGTTACCCTGCTGCTGAACAAACCGCCCAAAGTGATCTGCACCTCGGATGATCCACAGGGCCGGACCACTGTACTTGACCTGCTTGACGATCTGCCGGAACGCGTTTACACCGTCGGCCGCCTTGATTTCATGAGCGAAGGGCTGATTGTAGTGACCAACGATGGCGATCTTGCCCATGCCCTGATGCACCCGAGGTATCATATTCCCAAGGTCTATAAGGTCTGGATTGATACGCCGCTGGGCTTTCACCAGCGGCCGAAAATGATGCGCGGAATTCCCAACCGGGGCGAAACCCTGCGTGTGCTCCATATTGATGAGGGCAAACATACGAAACAAGGGGTTGAATATACCATCACTCTGGGCGAAGGCCGTAACCGCCATATTCGCCGGCTGATGGAACATTTTGATAAAAAAGTTTTCCGGCTGCAGCGTACTGCTATCGGACCGATCCGACTGGACGACCTGAAAACCGGCGAATGGCGCCGCGTCAAACCCGCCGAGTTGAAACTGCTGCGCATTGCCATCCGGGAAGCAAAAGCGCAGGCAAAATAG
- a CDS encoding O-acetylhomoserine aminocarboxypropyltransferase/cysteine synthase — translation MSKLETQCLHAGYESVEGSTKSQAVPLYRTASYRFDSTEHAANLFTLKELGNIYTRLMNPTSDILEQRVAALEGGAAALALASGTSAVFYSIINLAKSGDEIVSSSNLYGGTYTQFNDILPGMGIKVNFVDSSDPKNFEAAINEKTKAVFCETIGNPALGLTDIQGVADIAHAHGLPLIVDSTFTTPALLRPLDHGADIVVHSLTKWMGGHGTGIGGIVVDSGKFDWTTGKHPLLSDPEPSYWNVSFANDLGDLAPLAYILRMRLIPLRNLGACIAPDNAWMALQGIETLALRMERHSENGRAVAEHLKKSSSVEWVKYAGDDKLASKYLPNGAGGMVVFEIKGGEEAGRKFIEALSMFSHVANVGDARSLAIHPASTTHSQLTPEQQAAGGITPGLIRLSIGIEHIDDILADIDQALARS, via the coding sequence ATGAGTAAACTGGAAACCCAATGTCTGCACGCCGGATACGAATCCGTCGAAGGAAGTACTAAATCCCAGGCTGTTCCGCTGTACCGCACGGCATCCTACCGTTTTGACAGCACCGAACACGCGGCCAATCTGTTCACCCTCAAAGAACTGGGCAATATCTACACCCGCCTGATGAATCCCACCTCCGATATTCTGGAACAGCGCGTGGCTGCTCTGGAAGGCGGAGCCGCAGCGCTCGCACTGGCCTCCGGTACCAGCGCGGTATTTTACAGCATCATCAATCTGGCGAAGTCGGGTGATGAGATTGTGTCCTCCAGCAATCTCTATGGCGGCACCTACACGCAGTTCAACGACATTCTGCCGGGCATGGGCATCAAGGTGAACTTTGTGGATTCGTCCGACCCGAAAAATTTTGAAGCCGCCATCAATGAAAAAACCAAAGCGGTATTCTGCGAAACCATCGGCAACCCCGCTCTGGGACTGACCGATATCCAGGGCGTTGCCGATATCGCACACGCGCACGGGCTTCCGCTGATTGTCGATTCCACTTTCACCACTCCAGCCCTGCTGCGTCCGCTGGACCACGGGGCCGACATTGTCGTCCACTCGCTGACCAAATGGATGGGCGGTCACGGAACCGGCATCGGCGGCATTGTTGTAGACTCCGGAAAATTTGACTGGACCACCGGCAAGCACCCGCTGCTGTCCGACCCGGAGCCAAGCTACTGGAACGTCAGTTTCGCTAACGATCTCGGCGATCTGGCTCCCCTCGCCTACATTCTGCGTATGCGTCTGATTCCGCTTCGCAATCTCGGAGCCTGCATCGCTCCGGACAACGCCTGGATGGCTCTGCAGGGCATTGAAACACTGGCTCTGCGTATGGAGCGCCACTCCGAAAACGGTCGCGCCGTGGCCGAACACCTGAAAAAAAGCAGCTCCGTCGAGTGGGTTAAATATGCCGGAGACGACAAACTGGCATCGAAATATCTCCCGAACGGAGCCGGCGGCATGGTCGTCTTTGAAATCAAAGGCGGCGAAGAGGCCGGCCGTAAATTCATCGAAGCCCTCAGTATGTTCTCACACGTAGCCAATGTGGGCGATGCGCGCAGTCTGGCCATTCATCCGGCAAGTACGACGCATTCCCAGCTGACACCGGAACAGCAGGCTGCCGGCGGTATTACGCCCGGTCTGATCCGTCTATCGATCGGTATCGAACATATCGACGATATTCTGGCCGATATCGACCAGGCACTGGCTCGGTCATAA
- a CDS encoding ectoine synthase yields MIVRNLKEANASARRVVSPDGNWESTRLLLRDDGMGFSFHITTIYKDADFHLHYKKHLESVYCISGRGEVETLSDGIKYPIEPGTIYILDKNDDHMLRAFEEMQMACVFNPPLHGKEVHREDGSYSLEAEAVVD; encoded by the coding sequence ATGATTGTCAGAAACCTCAAGGAGGCCAATGCCTCTGCGCGTCGTGTTGTCTCGCCGGATGGAAACTGGGAGAGCACGCGTCTGCTTCTTCGTGATGACGGAATGGGATTTTCATTTCATATCACGACGATTTATAAAGATGCCGATTTTCATCTTCATTACAAAAAACATCTGGAGTCCGTCTATTGCATCTCCGGGCGTGGCGAAGTAGAGACGCTCAGTGACGGTATAAAGTATCCCATTGAACCGGGCACTATTTATATCCTCGATAAAAATGACGATCATATGCTTCGTGCCTTTGAGGAAATGCAGATGGCCTGTGTTTTCAATCCGCCTTTGCACGGTAAAGAGGTGCACCGGGAAGACGGCTCCTATTCGCTGGAAGCGGAAGCCGTTGTAGATTGA
- the ectB gene encoding diaminobutyrate--2-oxoglutarate transaminase, with amino-acid sequence MKIFDEIESEVQSYARNFPRIFERAKGEYVYDTDGNEYLDFLAGAGSLNYGHNHPVFKEKLLEYIANDGISHSLDLHTEAKREFLETFQKKILQPRELDYMVMFTGPTGTNAVEAALKAARSYTGRSNIISFTNGFHGVSMGSLACTGNSHHRGAAGLTLAGSSRMPYDGYMGDDLDTIEYMDKILSDSSSGIDKPAAAIVECIQGEGGINACTVEWLRKLEAVCRKHEMLLIVDDIQAGNGRSGNFFSFEEAGIKPDIITLSKSLSGYGLPFAVVLIKPKYDNWKPGEHNGTFRGNNMAFVTAKAAIDEFWSDDTFEKEVQRKGKYIEKRLNKIVDEYGEGHFTTRGRGMFQGINCVNGDIAGQITQAAFRQGLIIETSGADDQVIKLLCPLVITDENLKRGIDILENAVRLVCRRVDEIPEETDYFDDVIVEKNHVEEKVK; translated from the coding sequence ATGAAGATCTTCGATGAAATAGAATCAGAAGTTCAGAGTTATGCTCGAAATTTCCCCCGCATTTTTGAACGTGCAAAAGGGGAGTATGTTTATGACACCGATGGTAATGAATATCTCGATTTTCTGGCGGGTGCCGGTTCGCTGAACTACGGCCACAACCATCCGGTATTCAAAGAAAAGCTGTTGGAATATATTGCCAACGACGGTATCTCGCACAGTCTGGACCTGCATACCGAAGCCAAACGCGAGTTTCTGGAAACCTTTCAGAAAAAAATTCTTCAGCCTCGTGAGCTCGATTATATGGTCATGTTCACCGGTCCTACCGGAACCAATGCGGTCGAGGCAGCACTGAAAGCGGCCCGAAGCTACACGGGCCGCAGTAACATCATTTCGTTCACCAACGGCTTTCACGGGGTGAGTATGGGTTCGCTGGCCTGTACGGGCAACTCGCATCATCGCGGCGCGGCGGGACTGACACTGGCCGGCAGCAGCCGGATGCCCTACGACGGCTACATGGGTGACGATCTCGATACCATTGAATATATGGACAAGATCCTTTCGGATTCGAGCAGCGGCATTGATAAGCCGGCGGCGGCCATTGTTGAATGTATTCAGGGCGAAGGCGGCATTAACGCCTGCACCGTGGAGTGGCTGAGAAAGCTGGAAGCGGTGTGCAGAAAACATGAAATGCTGTTGATTGTTGATGACATTCAGGCAGGCAACGGCCGGTCCGGAAACTTTTTCAGTTTTGAAGAAGCGGGGATCAAACCCGATATCATTACGCTCTCAAAATCCCTCAGCGGTTACGGTCTGCCGTTTGCTGTGGTGCTGATCAAACCGAAATACGACAATTGGAAACCCGGTGAACACAACGGCACATTCCGTGGAAACAACATGGCTTTTGTTACGGCAAAGGCGGCGATTGATGAATTCTGGAGTGATGACACTTTCGAAAAAGAGGTACAGCGAAAAGGGAAATATATTGAGAAACGGCTGAATAAAATCGTGGACGAATATGGTGAAGGCCATTTTACCACCCGCGGCCGCGGCATGTTTCAGGGCATTAACTGTGTCAATGGGGATATTGCCGGACAGATTACCCAGGCGGCATTCCGTCAGGGGCTGATTATTGAAACCAGCGGCGCGGATGATCAGGTGATTAAGCTGCTGTGTCCGTTGGTTATTACGGACGAAAACCTGAAGCGGGGTATTGATATTCTGGAGAATGCTGTCCGGCTGGTGTGCCGACGAGTGGATGAAATTCCAGAGGAGACCGATTATTTCGATGATGTCATTGTTGAGAAGAACCATGTGGAGGAAAAAGTAAAATGA